A window of the Cystobacter fuscus genome harbors these coding sequences:
- a CDS encoding response regulator: MSKPKVTIVDDDRDTRELLSLALESEDFEVNAAANGLRLIASLQLKRPDVILMDVNMSWIDGFELCKAVKKNEQFRDIPIIFISGRGEPEDKRRGAEAGAADYFVKPLDLEALIRRLRQLLPQPTPEVT; encoded by the coding sequence ATGTCCAAGCCCAAGGTCACCATCGTCGACGATGACCGCGACACGCGCGAGTTGCTCTCGCTCGCCCTGGAGTCCGAGGACTTCGAGGTCAACGCCGCCGCCAACGGTCTGCGGCTCATCGCCTCCCTCCAACTCAAGCGGCCCGACGTCATCCTCATGGACGTGAACATGTCCTGGATCGATGGCTTCGAGTTGTGCAAGGCCGTCAAGAAGAACGAACAGTTCCGCGACATCCCCATCATCTTCATCAGTGGACGTGGGGAGCCCGAGGACAAGCGGCGCGGCGCGGAAGCCGGCGCCGCGGATTATTTCGTGAAGCCCCTGGACCTGGAGGCGCTGATCCGCCGTCTGCGCCAGCTCCTTCCACAGCCCACGCCCGAGGTCACCTGA
- a CDS encoding pilus assembly protein TadG-related protein: protein MKRQEGQALVLACLLMLILSIALITTVNIGHGVHERIRLQNTADAAAYSTAAMEARAFNFYAFTNRTQVSHYVSAMMWQSLDSFLFSIQAFLTDIFGFMRTVGPCFPSDSRSSYWIIVCAVLDRIPYVNIVMKALDIVYKAVRLILDVMKKVFPAIDRAIGRIVVPGHRMLNGVMAGASTAVMMSTSTYVMGTSNKIIAANDPNVDSLIPQTLAGLINQCLYNRTHYKQANGTPFSPVNPFKELDPTVRDESSKVARAKRVMAGITNATRFPCDAKTSLCPETLVTKRTLGALLPIPDWLKPLETFLDNIPKWGQTRFLTYKLGYGTDENETGAKSKKRNKIREMNDLPNSPMGMIAQGDILASDDPYYIKLGPSRLGIVNNPFSCPKERSSKDKRTWRDCWGDPREDKDSTLKTSIWALSKHERKGGAHWRVVFPGQASDEDDEKVGLYENKPCLLDTPIKCLFKMSVFVANTRIDPDDKDHAWEGLMPFPHFEPGDYAKDCGGGFGSDPSTTQMAQRKHDFNQPSTWVLLNKSSDELHNSKADQTGATYNKPGLLNDSGKLTFSMGSSSTTLELDNDRKKLEIAGFQVSSGMSVISRGQTYYHRPGNWTEQPNFFNPYWRPRLAAVWQGRESLPLINKLTNALPESVRDTPAKIITH, encoded by the coding sequence ATGAAGCGGCAGGAGGGCCAGGCCCTCGTGCTCGCCTGTCTGTTGATGCTCATCCTGAGCATCGCGCTCATCACGACGGTGAACATCGGCCATGGGGTGCACGAGCGCATCCGCCTGCAGAACACGGCGGACGCGGCGGCCTACTCCACGGCGGCGATGGAGGCGCGCGCGTTCAACTTCTACGCGTTCACCAACCGCACCCAGGTGTCGCACTACGTGTCGGCGATGATGTGGCAGTCGCTCGACTCGTTCCTGTTCTCCATCCAGGCGTTCCTGACGGACATCTTCGGGTTCATGCGCACCGTCGGCCCGTGTTTCCCCTCGGACTCACGCAGCAGTTACTGGATCATCGTCTGCGCCGTGCTCGACCGGATCCCCTACGTCAACATCGTCATGAAGGCGCTGGACATCGTCTACAAGGCGGTCCGGCTGATCCTCGACGTCATGAAGAAGGTCTTCCCGGCCATCGATCGCGCCATTGGAAGGATCGTGGTGCCCGGGCACCGGATGCTCAACGGGGTGATGGCCGGTGCGTCCACGGCGGTGATGATGTCCACGTCCACCTACGTGATGGGCACCTCCAACAAGATCATCGCCGCGAACGATCCCAACGTGGACTCGCTCATCCCGCAGACGCTCGCGGGGCTCATCAATCAGTGCCTCTACAACCGCACCCACTACAAGCAGGCCAACGGCACGCCGTTTTCTCCGGTCAACCCCTTCAAGGAACTGGACCCCACGGTGCGGGACGAGTCCAGCAAGGTCGCCCGCGCCAAGCGGGTGATGGCGGGAATCACCAACGCCACGCGCTTCCCCTGTGACGCGAAGACGAGTCTGTGCCCGGAGACGTTGGTCACCAAGCGCACCCTGGGTGCGCTGCTGCCCATCCCCGACTGGCTCAAGCCCCTGGAGACCTTCCTCGACAACATTCCCAAGTGGGGCCAGACGCGCTTTCTCACCTACAAGCTGGGCTACGGCACGGACGAGAACGAAACGGGGGCCAAGTCCAAGAAGCGCAACAAGATCCGCGAGATGAACGATCTGCCCAACTCCCCCATGGGCATGATCGCCCAGGGAGACATCCTCGCCTCGGACGACCCGTACTACATCAAGCTCGGGCCGAGCCGGCTCGGCATTGTCAACAACCCCTTCAGCTGCCCCAAGGAGCGCAGCTCGAAGGACAAGCGGACGTGGCGCGACTGCTGGGGAGATCCGCGCGAGGACAAGGACAGCACGCTCAAGACGAGCATCTGGGCCTTGAGCAAGCACGAGCGCAAGGGCGGCGCGCACTGGCGGGTGGTGTTCCCCGGCCAGGCCTCCGACGAGGATGACGAGAAGGTGGGGCTCTACGAGAACAAGCCCTGTCTGTTGGATACGCCGATCAAGTGCTTGTTCAAGATGTCCGTGTTCGTGGCCAACACCCGGATCGATCCGGATGACAAGGACCACGCCTGGGAAGGCCTGATGCCCTTCCCGCACTTCGAGCCCGGCGACTACGCGAAGGACTGCGGAGGGGGCTTCGGCTCCGACCCCAGCACCACGCAGATGGCCCAGCGCAAGCATGACTTCAACCAGCCGTCGACGTGGGTGCTGCTCAACAAGAGCTCGGACGAGCTGCACAACTCCAAGGCGGACCAGACCGGCGCCACCTACAACAAGCCGGGCCTGCTCAACGACAGCGGCAAGCTCACCTTCTCCATGGGCTCGTCGTCCACGACGCTGGAGCTGGACAACGATCGCAAGAAGCTGGAGATCGCCGGCTTCCAGGTCTCCTCGGGCATGAGCGTCATCTCGCGCGGGCAGACGTACTACCACCGGCCCGGCAACTGGACCGAGCAGCCCAACTTCTTCAACCCCTACTGGAGACCGCGCCTGGCGGCCGTCTGGCAGGGCCGGGAGTCGCTGCCGCTCATCAACAAGCTCACCAACGCGCTGCCCGAGTCCGTGCGCGACACGCCCGCGAAGATCATCACCCACTGA
- a CDS encoding type II secretion system F family protein — protein sequence MLAGIVLLLVTGSVFFFSLVIFTVLAKAYEQYQERYVVKSMNDLSDMFLFIDARQLLVLNIASMCLLGILSYIIFNPILCVVCTIFGFFLPIILVKHYRKRRIKKFNVQLVDALQAMANAFKAGLTFPQAIEHVAREAQPPLAQEFGLFVKEIKLGVPLEEALINMGRRVGSDDLELVVVATNIARQLGGNMAEMFETISSVIRERFRLEGKIDALTSQGKLQGWVVAAMPGVLGLVLNYMRPDLMEPMMDHWFGYVLVTIIALMEVMGVLIIRRIVNIDI from the coding sequence ATGCTGGCCGGAATCGTCCTCCTCCTCGTCACCGGATCGGTCTTCTTCTTCAGCCTGGTGATCTTCACCGTGCTGGCGAAGGCCTACGAGCAGTATCAGGAGCGCTACGTCGTCAAGTCGATGAACGACTTGAGCGACATGTTCCTCTTCATCGATGCCCGTCAGCTGCTGGTGCTCAACATCGCCAGCATGTGCCTTCTGGGCATCCTGTCGTACATCATCTTCAACCCCATCCTGTGCGTGGTGTGCACCATCTTCGGCTTCTTCCTGCCGATCATCCTGGTGAAGCACTACCGCAAGCGGCGCATCAAGAAGTTCAACGTGCAGCTGGTGGACGCGCTGCAGGCCATGGCCAATGCGTTCAAGGCGGGCCTCACGTTCCCGCAGGCCATCGAGCACGTGGCGCGCGAGGCCCAGCCGCCGCTGGCCCAGGAGTTCGGTCTCTTCGTCAAGGAGATCAAGCTGGGCGTGCCCCTGGAGGAGGCCCTCATCAACATGGGCCGCCGGGTGGGCAGCGACGACCTGGAGCTGGTGGTGGTGGCCACCAACATCGCGCGGCAGCTGGGCGGCAACATGGCGGAGATGTTCGAGACCATCTCGAGCGTCATCCGCGAGCGCTTCCGGCTCGAGGGGAAGATCGACGCGCTCACCTCCCAGGGCAAGCTGCAGGGCTGGGTGGTGGCGGCCATGCCGGGCGTGCTCGGCCTGGTGCTCAACTACATGCGTCCCGACCTGATGGAGCCGATGATGGACCACTGGTTCGGGTATGTGCTGGTGACGATCATCGCGCTCATGGAAGTCATGGGCGTGCTCATCATCCGGCGCATCGTCAACATCGACATTTAA
- the xseB gene encoding exodeoxyribonuclease VII small subunit, translated as MAKDSRGKAAEAVPEQYGDVVQKLEEMVARLEGGTLSLEESLKSFEEGIKLVRRGEQLLNAAEKRIEELLSADGQDEVVALQAGVKPPVPATPAPARSSPAASRAATPPPEDDVPF; from the coding sequence GTGGCGAAGGACAGCAGGGGCAAGGCGGCGGAGGCGGTGCCCGAACAGTACGGGGACGTGGTGCAGAAGCTCGAGGAGATGGTGGCCCGGCTCGAGGGCGGCACCCTCTCGCTCGAGGAGTCGCTCAAGTCCTTCGAGGAGGGCATCAAGCTGGTGCGCCGGGGTGAGCAGTTGCTCAACGCGGCGGAGAAGCGCATCGAGGAGCTGCTGTCCGCGGATGGGCAGGACGAGGTGGTGGCGCTGCAGGCGGGCGTGAAGCCCCCGGTGCCCGCCACTCCCGCTCCGGCCCGGAGCAGCCCGGCCGCTTCCCGAGCGGCCACCCCCCCTCCCGAGGATGATGTGCCGTTCTAG
- a CDS encoding FHA domain-containing protein — MSNGSPPTRRRPTTSSSSDAPSGGAARPRPGARRSPTAAAAPRAPEREPLPPSATKLVCTAGPCAGQEFGLEDGEYVIGRANDNPICIPDSSVSRRHVLIRRLGGGWTVNDLGSGNGTLMNGEPLSEETPLSSGAVLTLGDTELTFNDASNATMMMPMPSAPPARPARTRTAAAPAAPAAEEEGEEGNGEAAIAPRRPPPRPESRVRPGRGRAAAADPEAQKRKKRLLVISASVFVLLAVVLLVMKVQQQRQAETLRQSAQAAQLQREQIAGLFQEAKNLIRDGKWTDAKARLLELKEAEPDHPQVGDYLARVEKEIPNQLALEAARTALAQNQLGPAFTSLAKVSQDTQMFEVVGSLRRELKDKADKRVGEAQSLLTQKQLDQAKAITDDVLVAFPEHRDAKVVNEQAARAIAERDAPPPPPTPKAVPKPWDQAVDRYRDGDLQGAMAIANDCASKAPQCKTLTSQLGDFGMLYKRMEDLDDRGLTRLLELDRKITSGRGSKLVAGAGKRAANNYYKMASSAKVSGQWGRAMDYAQRALQADPSNTGAANIVNEMRQKAKDVYMSAYAMKDTDPEEALPKFREVMSMTSPDDETHQKAKGWVEKLKR; from the coding sequence ATGTCGAACGGTTCCCCTCCCACCCGTCGTCGCCCCACGACCAGTTCCTCGTCGGACGCCCCCTCGGGCGGCGCCGCGCGTCCGCGTCCCGGAGCGCGTAGGAGTCCCACCGCCGCCGCCGCGCCTCGTGCCCCCGAGCGGGAGCCCCTCCCGCCGTCGGCCACGAAGCTGGTGTGCACCGCGGGTCCCTGCGCCGGTCAGGAGTTCGGTCTGGAGGATGGCGAGTACGTCATCGGCCGTGCCAACGACAACCCCATCTGCATCCCGGACTCCTCGGTGTCCCGTCGGCACGTGCTCATCCGGCGCCTGGGCGGAGGCTGGACGGTGAACGATCTGGGGTCCGGTAACGGCACCCTGATGAATGGCGAGCCCCTGAGCGAGGAGACGCCCCTGAGTTCCGGCGCCGTGCTCACGCTGGGCGACACGGAGCTCACCTTCAACGACGCCTCCAATGCCACGATGATGATGCCGATGCCCTCGGCACCGCCCGCGCGCCCGGCACGTACCCGCACCGCGGCCGCCCCGGCGGCGCCCGCCGCGGAGGAGGAAGGGGAGGAGGGGAATGGGGAGGCGGCGATCGCCCCCCGGCGTCCTCCGCCCCGTCCCGAGTCGCGGGTGCGCCCGGGCCGGGGCCGCGCGGCGGCGGCGGATCCCGAGGCGCAGAAGCGCAAGAAGCGCCTGTTGGTGATCTCCGCGTCCGTCTTCGTGCTCCTGGCGGTCGTGCTGCTCGTCATGAAGGTGCAGCAGCAGCGGCAGGCCGAGACCCTGCGCCAGAGCGCCCAGGCCGCCCAGCTGCAGCGCGAGCAGATCGCCGGTCTCTTCCAGGAGGCCAAGAACCTCATCCGCGACGGCAAGTGGACCGACGCCAAGGCGCGGCTGCTCGAGCTCAAGGAGGCCGAGCCCGACCACCCGCAGGTGGGCGACTACCTGGCGCGCGTGGAGAAGGAGATTCCCAACCAGCTGGCGCTCGAGGCGGCCCGGACGGCGCTGGCGCAGAACCAGCTCGGCCCGGCGTTCACCTCCCTGGCCAAGGTGTCCCAGGACACCCAGATGTTCGAGGTGGTGGGCTCGTTGCGCCGGGAGCTGAAGGACAAGGCCGACAAGCGCGTGGGCGAGGCCCAGTCGCTCCTGACGCAGAAGCAGTTGGATCAGGCCAAGGCCATCACCGACGACGTGCTCGTGGCCTTCCCGGAGCACCGCGACGCCAAGGTCGTCAACGAGCAGGCCGCGCGCGCCATCGCGGAGCGCGACGCGCCGCCCCCTCCGCCCACTCCCAAGGCGGTGCCCAAGCCGTGGGATCAAGCGGTGGATCGCTACCGCGATGGCGATCTGCAGGGCGCCATGGCCATCGCCAACGACTGCGCATCCAAGGCCCCGCAGTGCAAGACGCTCACGAGCCAGCTCGGCGACTTCGGCATGCTCTACAAGCGGATGGAGGATCTGGATGACCGGGGCCTGACGCGCCTGCTGGAGCTGGACCGGAAGATCACCAGCGGCCGCGGCAGCAAGCTCGTCGCCGGGGCCGGCAAGCGCGCCGCCAACAACTATTACAAGATGGCCTCGTCGGCGAAGGTGTCCGGGCAGTGGGGCCGCGCGATGGACTATGCCCAGCGCGCCCTCCAGGCCGACCCGAGCAACACGGGCGCCGCCAACATCGTCAACGAGATGCGCCAGAAGGCGAAGGACGTCTACATGAGCGCCTACGCCATGAAGGACACCGATCCCGAGGAGGCGCTGCCCAAGTTCCGCGAGGTCATGTCCATGACGTCGCCGGATGACGAGACGCACCAGAAGGCCAAGGGCTGGGTCGAGAAGCTCAAGCGATGA
- the cpaB gene encoding Flp pilus assembly protein CpaB gives MLKGKTPLIIALGLGLLAGIIAWSAIKKKEADVRRGWNLVPVVVATQDLPEGTVITFEMISQRQVPEQFVTSSVVKPDSANYVVGQKVLVALQTGDPLLWSQFETTKAAERLSTKVQKKVRAVTIDSRVTTSVGGWVRPNDHVDVIGTFRDPQTDESVAVTLLQNVIVLATGKVTGTTNVNLIPESQREYNNITLMVIPEEAEILTLAAELGNLTLSLRNEEDVDMIEERGRATITTLLSGERTRVLEQKRREIIQIIKGSASEKSAVGSSGTP, from the coding sequence ATGTTGAAGGGTAAGACTCCTCTGATCATCGCGCTGGGCCTCGGCCTGCTGGCTGGAATCATCGCGTGGTCCGCCATCAAGAAGAAGGAGGCGGACGTACGCCGGGGCTGGAACCTGGTGCCGGTGGTCGTGGCCACGCAGGATCTGCCCGAGGGGACTGTCATCACCTTCGAGATGATCAGCCAGCGGCAGGTGCCCGAGCAGTTCGTCACCTCCTCGGTGGTCAAGCCGGACTCGGCCAACTACGTGGTGGGCCAGAAGGTGCTCGTGGCGCTGCAGACGGGTGACCCGCTGCTGTGGAGCCAGTTCGAGACGACCAAGGCCGCCGAGCGCCTGTCCACCAAGGTGCAGAAGAAGGTGCGCGCCGTCACCATCGACTCGCGCGTCACCACGTCGGTGGGTGGCTGGGTGCGTCCCAATGATCACGTGGACGTGATCGGCACCTTCCGCGATCCGCAGACGGACGAGAGCGTGGCGGTGACGCTCCTGCAGAACGTGATCGTCCTGGCCACCGGCAAGGTGACGGGCACCACGAACGTGAACCTCATCCCCGAGTCCCAGCGCGAGTACAACAACATCACGCTGATGGTCATCCCCGAGGAGGCGGAGATCCTCACCCTGGCCGCGGAGCTCGGCAACCTCACGCTGTCGCTGCGCAACGAGGAGGACGTGGACATGATCGAGGAGCGCGGCCGCGCCACCATCACCACGCTCCTGTCGGGCGAGCGCACCCGCGTGCTCGAGCAGAAGCGCCGCGAGATCATCCAGATCATCAAGGGCAGCGCCTCGGAGAAGAGCGCCGTGGGCTCCTCGGGTACTCCCTGA
- a CDS encoding type II secretion system F family protein: MSDVLTTTLMGGSALMFAASVGFFGFGVYQNYFSQFVSEVRDESAGGVAGFSSVAIRKLGVLNRRFMWPGYETKMRRALIRAGEPQAFKPEDIMALQEISAAVGLVAGLILVNAIGENLAWALLFLLFGMYYPLIWVNDQVKKRHLLISRALPYNLDLLTLSVEAGLDFTGALAKVVEKGKAGPLREELQIVLKQLKMGKTREEGLKAMIARVDLPSLTTFVTALIQADKMGTSLGKVLRIQSTQLRIDRTQRAEKLAGEAPVKMLFPLIACIFPTVFMVLFGPIVFQFMFGDVGS, from the coding sequence ATGAGCGATGTTCTCACCACGACGCTGATGGGCGGCTCGGCGCTGATGTTCGCGGCGTCCGTGGGCTTCTTCGGGTTCGGCGTCTACCAGAACTACTTCTCGCAGTTCGTCTCGGAGGTGCGCGACGAGTCGGCCGGTGGCGTCGCGGGCTTCAGCTCGGTCGCCATCCGCAAGCTCGGCGTGCTCAACCGCCGCTTCATGTGGCCGGGCTACGAGACCAAGATGCGCCGCGCCCTCATCCGGGCGGGTGAGCCCCAGGCCTTCAAGCCCGAGGACATCATGGCGCTGCAGGAGATCTCCGCCGCCGTGGGTCTGGTGGCGGGGCTCATCCTGGTGAACGCCATCGGCGAGAACCTGGCCTGGGCGCTGCTCTTCCTGCTCTTCGGCATGTACTACCCGCTCATCTGGGTGAACGATCAGGTGAAGAAGCGCCACCTGCTCATCTCCCGGGCGCTGCCCTACAACCTGGACCTGCTGACGCTGTCGGTGGAGGCGGGCCTGGACTTCACGGGCGCGCTGGCCAAGGTGGTGGAGAAGGGCAAGGCGGGCCCGCTGCGCGAGGAGCTGCAGATCGTCCTCAAGCAGCTCAAGATGGGCAAGACGCGCGAGGAGGGCCTCAAGGCGATGATCGCTCGCGTGGACCTGCCGTCGCTCACCACCTTCGTCACCGCGCTCATCCAGGCGGACAAGATGGGCACCAGCCTCGGCAAGGTGCTGCGCATCCAGTCCACCCAGCTGCGCATCGACCGCACCCAGCGCGCCGAGAAGCTCGCCGGCGAGGCGCCGGTGAAGATGCTCTTCCCGCTCATCGCGTGCATCTTCCCCACGGTGTTCATGGTGCTCTTCGGGCCCATCGTGTTCCAGTTCATGTTCGGCGACGTCGGCAGCTAG
- the xseA gene encoding exodeoxyribonuclease VII large subunit, whose amino-acid sequence MKKRRATGEAPPAPPAGQGDLFGGALLPLAPPAVEVVAPKPPEPPARPPAPVPPAALADVSTSLSPLPGAPARPAAPTRTVLTVGELTQQIKTTLESRFPRVLVRGEVSGFRGANARGHLYFTLKDAEASIDVKMWASQAARLRFHLRDGLAVVVEGSVDLYAPSGRYSLIAFKLEPEGEGALALAFEQLKARLAAEGLIGDNRVRPPRPLPFLPRRIGVVTSRTGAALQDFLRVLHSRHPRLSVLLCDARVQGEGSAEEVARGIERLSRTDVDVIVVTRGGGSKEDLWTFNEERVARAIFASPVPVVSAIGHEIDFTIADFVADWRAPTPSAAAERLAPVLQELEYGLATWSVRLRKAVERRVLELRGALGQARGGLVDPRRRLSNERLRLADAEEAMTRQMRLVLRRHREDLRAHTEHLQRQRPQSRLAEQRARLVQLSARLKDALRADVAARRARAAQARLRLERVSPVARVAELRARLAEHKARLVALEKDALAHAQRHFQGLEGRLDALSPLKVMSRGYAVTVRRRDGGVVRSIADVQPGELLGIKFASAGARTLQGCEEIEATVTAVKGPVDC is encoded by the coding sequence ATGAAGAAGCGGCGCGCGACGGGCGAGGCTCCTCCCGCCCCTCCGGCCGGACAGGGAGATCTGTTCGGCGGGGCTCTTCTTCCCCTGGCTCCGCCGGCGGTGGAGGTCGTGGCGCCCAAGCCGCCCGAGCCTCCCGCCCGGCCCCCCGCACCCGTGCCGCCCGCGGCGCTGGCGGACGTGTCCACGTCGCTGTCCCCGCTGCCCGGAGCGCCCGCGCGCCCGGCGGCGCCCACGCGCACGGTGCTCACCGTGGGCGAGCTCACCCAGCAGATCAAGACGACCCTCGAGTCGCGCTTCCCCCGGGTGCTGGTGCGTGGCGAGGTGTCCGGCTTCCGGGGCGCCAACGCCCGCGGCCACCTGTACTTCACGCTCAAGGACGCGGAGGCGTCGATCGACGTGAAGATGTGGGCCTCGCAGGCGGCGCGGCTGCGCTTCCACCTGCGCGACGGGCTCGCGGTGGTGGTCGAGGGCAGCGTGGACCTCTACGCGCCCTCGGGGCGCTACAGCCTCATCGCCTTCAAGCTGGAGCCGGAAGGGGAGGGGGCACTGGCGCTCGCCTTCGAGCAGCTCAAGGCACGGCTGGCCGCCGAGGGGCTCATTGGCGACAACCGCGTCCGGCCGCCCCGCCCGCTGCCCTTCCTGCCCCGGCGCATCGGCGTGGTGACGAGCCGCACCGGCGCGGCGCTGCAGGACTTCCTGCGCGTGTTGCACTCGCGCCACCCGCGCCTGTCCGTGCTGCTGTGTGACGCGCGCGTGCAGGGCGAGGGGTCCGCCGAGGAGGTGGCCCGCGGCATCGAGCGCCTGTCGCGCACGGACGTGGACGTCATCGTCGTCACGCGCGGCGGCGGCTCGAAGGAAGATCTCTGGACGTTCAACGAGGAGCGCGTGGCGCGCGCCATCTTCGCCTCGCCCGTGCCGGTGGTGTCCGCCATCGGGCACGAGATTGACTTCACCATCGCGGACTTCGTGGCGGACTGGCGCGCGCCCACGCCCAGCGCGGCGGCGGAGCGGCTCGCGCCGGTGCTGCAGGAGCTGGAGTACGGCCTGGCCACCTGGTCGGTGCGGCTGCGCAAGGCGGTCGAGCGCCGCGTCCTGGAGTTGCGCGGCGCCCTGGGGCAGGCGCGGGGCGGGCTGGTGGATCCCCGCCGGCGCCTGTCCAACGAGCGGCTGCGGCTGGCGGACGCCGAGGAGGCCATGACGCGGCAGATGCGTCTGGTGCTCCGGCGGCACCGGGAGGATCTCCGGGCCCACACCGAGCACCTGCAACGCCAGCGGCCCCAGTCGCGGCTGGCCGAGCAGCGCGCGCGTCTGGTGCAGCTGTCCGCCCGGCTCAAGGACGCGCTGCGCGCGGACGTGGCGGCGCGCCGGGCCCGGGCGGCCCAGGCCCGCTTGCGGCTGGAGCGTGTCTCCCCGGTGGCGCGGGTGGCCGAGCTGCGCGCCCGGCTGGCCGAGCACAAGGCCCGCCTGGTGGCCCTGGAGAAGGACGCGCTCGCCCACGCCCAGCGTCACTTCCAGGGGTTGGAGGGCCGGCTGGATGCCCTGAGCCCCCTCAAGGTCATGTCCCGCGGCTACGCCGTCACCGTCCGGCGGCGCGACGGGGGCGTGGTGCGTTCCATCGCGGACGTCCAGCCCGGTGAGCTGCTCGGCATCAAGTTCGCCAGCGCCGGGGCCAGGACGCTCCAGGGATGTGAGGAAATCGAGGCCACCGTGACGGCCGTGAAGGGTCCGGTGGATTGCTAA
- a CDS encoding TadE/TadG family type IV pilus assembly protein — translation MSQHSPPSRESGQAAVESALVLPLMVFLGLGLIQLTMMQQAKLMTEYAAYCAARTGIVWNGNNERMHDAAIIALLPTMGRTDTLLHLGKTWALAQLYDEALQLLAWPNKKQSDDPKAGSTKTSSVPASVNGSNLFGQVRVDTVNPSWYSPIKSVWKLRSGAGWKELDFDGPDTYPQVPSLESKIAKFFNLALPDNDEEVYRKATVLSIRVRYWYELRVPFANWIIFTSWWAANAGVTLGGAIYKPTTDSGARITSKKGGMSEVGAVPVKGLEHQRGYNSLYQPEMTVLWMLATGSIPLLSKYVGKRYFIPLTATYSMRMQSNFYYKWLMHLEPEWGL, via the coding sequence ATGAGTCAACACTCCCCCCCGTCCCGGGAATCCGGGCAAGCGGCGGTCGAATCGGCACTGGTGCTGCCGCTGATGGTCTTCCTGGGCCTGGGCCTCATCCAGCTGACGATGATGCAGCAGGCGAAGTTGATGACCGAGTACGCGGCGTACTGCGCGGCGCGCACGGGAATCGTGTGGAACGGCAACAACGAGCGCATGCACGACGCGGCCATCATCGCGCTCTTGCCCACCATGGGCCGCACGGACACCCTGCTCCACCTGGGCAAGACGTGGGCGCTGGCGCAGCTCTACGACGAGGCGCTGCAGCTGCTGGCCTGGCCGAACAAGAAGCAGAGCGATGATCCGAAGGCGGGCTCGACGAAGACCTCGAGCGTGCCGGCCTCGGTGAACGGCTCCAACCTGTTCGGCCAGGTGCGCGTCGACACGGTGAATCCCTCCTGGTACTCGCCCATCAAGAGCGTGTGGAAGCTGCGCTCGGGCGCGGGCTGGAAGGAGCTGGACTTCGACGGGCCGGACACCTACCCGCAGGTGCCGTCGCTGGAGTCGAAGATCGCCAAGTTCTTCAACCTGGCCCTGCCGGACAACGACGAGGAGGTCTACCGCAAGGCCACGGTGCTGAGCATCCGGGTGCGCTACTGGTACGAGCTGCGCGTGCCCTTCGCCAACTGGATCATCTTCACGTCCTGGTGGGCGGCCAACGCGGGGGTGACCCTGGGCGGCGCCATCTACAAGCCCACGACCGACTCGGGCGCGCGCATCACCAGCAAGAAGGGCGGCATGAGCGAGGTGGGCGCGGTGCCCGTCAAGGGACTGGAGCACCAGCGCGGCTACAACTCGCTCTACCAGCCGGAGATGACCGTGCTCTGGATGCTGGCCACCGGCAGCATCCCGCTGCTCTCGAAGTACGTGGGCAAGCGCTACTTCATCCCGCTGACGGCCACCTACAGCATGCGGATGCAATCGAACTTCTACTACAAGTGGCTGATGCACCTGGAACCGGAGTGGGGACTGTAG